From the Nodularia sp. NIES-3585 genome, one window contains:
- the mfd gene encoding transcription-repair coupling factor — protein MAFSSIVRALARSPLSTELLSKLNRQRELRLNGISRLPKGLVASALAQNSGRNLLVVVPTLEEAGRSFAQLEAMGWQTVHFYPTSEASPYEPFDPETEMTWGQMQVLADLINGDWESSQNATAKPSLAIVATAGALQPHLPPPDAFTPFCLTVKRGMEFDLDTFGEKITTLGYERVPLVETEGQWSRRGDIVDVYPVSSEMPVRLEWFGDEIEKIREFDAATQRSALDKVDQITLTPTSFAPIVSEALKDHAEFTDAMNRVSTEEGSRRFLGLAFKQPASLLDYLGENTLIAVDEPEQCHAHSDRWVENAEEQWGSGEWGVGSGGEPISTSQTLPKIHRSFDECLADVTKFLTIYLSELSEENSGINLASRSLPVTPHQFNKLAQTLRGERDRNFSIWLISAQPSRSVSLLQEHDCPAQFIPNPRDYQAIDKLQINHTPVALKYSGLAELEGFILPTYRLVVVTDREFYGQHSLATPGYIRKRRQASSKQVDPNKLRQGDYVVHRSHGVGKFVKLESLTINHETRDYLVVQYADGILRVAADQVGSLSRFRRTGDKAPELHKMTGKAWDNTKNRVRKAIKKLAVDLLKLYAARSKQEGYTYPQDMPWQEEMEDSFPYQATTDQLKAVQDVKRDMESDRPMDRLVCGDVGFGKTEVAIRAIFKAVTSGKQVALLAPTTILTQQHYHTLKERFAPYPVNIGLLNRFRSAEERRTIQKRLATGELDIVVGTHQLLGKNVSFRDLGLLVVDEEQRFGVNQKEKIKSLKTQVDVLTLSATPIPRTLYMSLSGIREMSLITTPPPSRRPIKTHLSPLTPEIVRSAIRQELDRGGQVFYVVPRVEGIEELTANLREMIPGGRFAIAHGQMDESELESTMLTFSNGDADILVCTTIIESGLDIPRVNTILIEDAHRFGLSQLYQLRGRVGRAGIQAHAWLFYPQQRALSDAARQRLRAIQEFTQLGSGYQLAMRDMEIRGVGNLLGAEQSGQMEAIGFDLYMEMLEEAIREIRGQEIPKVDETQIDLNLTAFIPSDYIPDVDQKMSAYRAVAAAKSSEELKYITAEWGDRYGALPVPANQLLRVMQLKQLAKKLGFSRIKPENKQHIVLETPMEEPAWNLLAANLPEHLKTRFVYSPGKVTVRGLAVLKADQQLQSLLDAMNKMQGAVAEAVVV, from the coding sequence ATGGCATTTTCTTCTATTGTGCGTGCCTTGGCGCGATCGCCTCTGAGTACTGAATTACTTTCTAAATTAAATCGCCAACGAGAATTGCGGTTAAATGGCATCTCTCGCTTACCGAAAGGTCTGGTGGCTTCGGCGTTAGCGCAAAATTCCGGCAGAAATTTGTTGGTAGTAGTGCCAACCCTGGAGGAAGCCGGACGCTCTTTTGCACAGTTGGAGGCGATGGGATGGCAAACAGTGCATTTTTACCCAACTTCCGAAGCCTCTCCTTATGAACCCTTTGATCCGGAAACGGAAATGACTTGGGGACAGATGCAGGTGTTGGCTGATTTGATTAATGGAGACTGGGAATCAAGCCAAAATGCTACAGCGAAGCCTTCCTTGGCAATTGTCGCCACGGCTGGGGCGTTACAACCTCATTTACCACCGCCAGATGCTTTTACACCTTTCTGTCTGACTGTGAAGCGGGGGATGGAATTTGATTTGGATACCTTCGGGGAAAAAATCACGACTTTGGGCTATGAACGAGTCCCACTGGTGGAAACAGAAGGTCAATGGAGTCGGCGCGGTGATATTGTCGATGTCTATCCTGTTTCTTCAGAAATGCCTGTCAGATTAGAGTGGTTTGGGGATGAAATTGAGAAAATCCGCGAATTTGATGCCGCCACTCAACGTTCTGCCCTTGACAAAGTTGACCAAATTACCCTTACCCCCACTAGTTTTGCGCCTATTGTTTCGGAAGCACTTAAAGATCATGCTGAGTTTACAGACGCGATGAATCGCGTCTCTACAGAAGAAGGTAGTCGGCGTTTTTTGGGGTTGGCTTTTAAGCAACCTGCATCACTTTTAGATTACTTAGGTGAAAATACTCTGATTGCTGTGGATGAACCAGAACAGTGTCATGCACATAGCGATCGCTGGGTGGAAAATGCGGAAGAACAATGGGGGAGTGGGGAGTGGGGAGTAGGGAGTGGGGGAGAACCTATATCTACTTCCCAAACATTGCCGAAAATTCACCGTTCTTTTGATGAATGTTTAGCAGATGTGACTAAATTTCTCACTATATATTTATCAGAACTTTCAGAGGAAAACAGTGGGATAAATTTGGCGAGTCGGTCGTTACCTGTGACACCGCACCAATTTAATAAATTAGCGCAAACACTTAGAGGAGAGCGCGATCGCAATTTCTCCATTTGGCTGATTTCTGCCCAACCTTCCCGTTCTGTATCTCTACTCCAAGAACACGATTGTCCAGCGCAATTTATCCCCAATCCCCGTGACTACCAAGCAATTGACAAATTACAAATTAACCATACACCTGTAGCTTTGAAATATTCCGGTTTGGCAGAACTCGAAGGCTTTATTTTGCCAACATATCGGCTGGTAGTGGTCACAGACCGGGAATTTTACGGACAGCACTCCCTCGCTACACCGGGATATATCCGTAAACGTCGCCAAGCCAGTTCCAAGCAAGTAGACCCTAACAAGCTGCGTCAGGGTGATTATGTGGTTCACAGAAGTCATGGAGTAGGTAAATTTGTCAAGCTGGAAAGTTTAACGATTAATCATGAAACTCGTGATTATTTGGTAGTACAGTATGCTGACGGAATTCTCAGAGTTGCAGCTGATCAAGTCGGTTCTTTATCGCGATTTCGCCGCACAGGAGATAAAGCCCCAGAACTGCACAAAATGACTGGTAAGGCTTGGGATAATACCAAAAACCGCGTTCGTAAAGCGATTAAAAAATTAGCGGTGGATTTGCTGAAACTATATGCAGCCAGATCCAAACAAGAAGGCTATACCTATCCTCAAGATATGCCTTGGCAAGAAGAAATGGAAGATTCTTTTCCCTATCAAGCCACCACCGACCAGCTAAAAGCTGTGCAAGATGTCAAACGCGATATGGAAAGCGATCGCCCCATGGATCGTTTAGTTTGTGGTGATGTAGGATTTGGTAAAACCGAAGTAGCTATTCGGGCAATTTTCAAAGCTGTGACATCAGGTAAACAAGTAGCCCTGTTAGCACCCACTACCATCCTGACTCAGCAACATTACCACACCCTCAAAGAACGTTTTGCCCCTTACCCGGTAAATATTGGCTTACTGAATCGTTTTCGCAGTGCTGAAGAACGCCGCACAATTCAAAAGCGATTAGCTACGGGGGAATTAGATATAGTCGTGGGGACACACCAACTTTTAGGAAAAAATGTCAGCTTTCGGGATTTAGGACTGTTGGTAGTGGATGAAGAACAACGGTTTGGGGTGAACCAAAAGGAAAAAATTAAAAGCTTGAAAACTCAAGTTGATGTGCTGACGCTTTCGGCGACTCCCATTCCTCGTACCTTATATATGTCTTTGTCCGGGATTCGGGAAATGAGTTTGATTACCACACCACCCCCCAGCAGAAGACCAATTAAAACTCATCTTTCGCCATTAACCCCGGAAATTGTCCGCAGTGCTATTCGTCAAGAATTAGACAGAGGAGGACAAGTATTTTATGTAGTTCCACGAGTTGAAGGCATTGAAGAACTCACAGCTAATTTACGAGAAATGATACCGGGGGGTAGGTTTGCGATCGCTCATGGTCAAATGGATGAAAGCGAGTTAGAATCAACCATGCTGACTTTCAGTAATGGTGATGCGGATATTCTGGTTTGTACAACAATTATCGAATCTGGTTTAGATATTCCGCGAGTCAACACCATTTTAATTGAAGATGCCCATCGTTTCGGTTTATCGCAATTATACCAATTACGTGGTCGTGTGGGACGTGCGGGAATCCAAGCCCACGCTTGGTTATTTTATCCCCAGCAACGGGCGTTATCGGATGCAGCACGGCAAAGGTTACGGGCGATTCAGGAATTTACCCAACTCGGTTCTGGATATCAGCTAGCAATGCGCGACATGGAAATCCGGGGTGTGGGTAACTTGCTAGGTGCAGAACAATCTGGTCAAATGGAAGCGATCGGCTTTGATTTGTATATGGAAATGTTGGAAGAGGCGATTCGAGAAATTAGAGGACAAGAAATACCCAAAGTTGATGAGACGCAAATTGACCTCAACCTCACAGCATTTATTCCCTCCGATTATATTCCCGACGTGGATCAAAAGATGAGTGCATACCGTGCAGTGGCGGCGGCGAAGTCTTCAGAAGAATTAAAATATATCACGGCTGAGTGGGGCGATCGCTATGGGGCGTTACCAGTTCCAGCGAATCAACTTTTACGAGTCATGCAACTCAAACAGTTAGCGAAAAAGTTAGGATTTAGCCGCATTAAACCAGAGAATAAGCAGCACATTGTTTTAGAAACGCCAATGGAAGAACCTGCTTGGAATTTACTCGCAGCGAATTTACCGGAACATTTGAAAACGCGTTTTGTTTACTCTCCGGGTAAAGTGACAGTGCGCGGTTTAGCAGTTTTGAAAGCTGACCAACAATTGCAAAGTTTGCTGGATGCGATGAATAAAATGCAAGGTGCTGTTGCAGAGGCGGTTGTTGTGTGA
- a CDS encoding AAA family ATPase, with the protein MKIKVKNLGALKQAEFTLGDMTIICGCNNTGKTYATYALFGFLATWQDRLSIKINADHIDSLLADGVVRLDIQEYVEQTEQIIYQGCQAYTKELPKIFAARAERFKETEFQVILDTQNIRLSRKFDLKIGSGEVSLFSITKSEESTELVVTLLVEKEKVKIPTEILDHIIADALKDIIFGHFFPRPFIASTERTGAAIFRKELNFDRNRLFEEIGQAGQNIDRVKLLLKDYGDYALPIKTNVDFIRQLETIVKKSSFMTENHPDVLEDFADIIGGKYTVTRNDELYYEPKKGKRVQLSMSESSSAVRSLLDIGFYLRHEAQLGDLLMVDEPELNLHPENQRRVARLFARLVNLGIKIFITTHSDYIIKELNTLIMLNHDKPYLKRIAEEENYRQEELISCERIKVYMAEEATIKLEGSKRKTKTKCQTLTPADIDPELGIEARSFDRTIETMNRIQEAIVWGED; encoded by the coding sequence ATGAAAATTAAAGTCAAAAATCTTGGTGCTTTAAAGCAAGCCGAATTCACACTGGGCGACATGACAATTATTTGTGGCTGCAATAATACAGGCAAGACCTATGCTACTTATGCGTTGTTTGGCTTTTTGGCTACTTGGCAAGATAGGCTTTCCATCAAAATCAACGCCGATCACATCGACAGCCTTCTTGCTGATGGCGTAGTTCGTCTTGACATACAGGAATATGTCGAACAGACTGAGCAGATTATTTATCAAGGTTGTCAGGCATATACCAAAGAATTACCGAAAATTTTTGCGGCACGGGCTGAACGATTTAAAGAAACAGAATTCCAGGTTATTCTAGATACCCAAAATATTCGTTTATCAAGAAAATTTGATCTGAAAATTGGCTCCGGTGAGGTGTCGCTTTTCTCTATTACCAAAAGTGAAGAAAGCACAGAATTGGTTGTTACTCTGCTTGTTGAGAAAGAGAAGGTAAAAATCCCTACTGAAATCCTTGATCACATCATTGCTGATGCACTGAAAGACATCATTTTTGGTCATTTTTTCCCTCGCCCTTTCATAGCCAGTACCGAACGAACTGGTGCTGCCATTTTTCGTAAAGAGTTGAATTTTGACCGCAATCGCTTATTTGAAGAAATAGGTCAGGCTGGCCAAAATATTGATCGAGTAAAACTGCTACTGAAAGATTATGGAGATTACGCCCTGCCCATCAAGACTAATGTGGACTTTATCCGGCAGCTTGAAACAATTGTCAAAAAAAGTAGTTTCATGACTGAGAACCATCCTGATGTATTAGAAGATTTTGCTGACATCATCGGTGGTAAATACACCGTCACCCGTAATGATGAACTTTATTATGAACCAAAGAAGGGTAAACGAGTTCAGCTTTCTATGAGTGAAAGTTCTAGCGCTGTGCGTTCTCTACTAGACATCGGCTTTTATTTAAGACACGAAGCCCAACTTGGTGATTTACTGATGGTGGATGAACCCGAACTGAATCTACACCCGGAAAACCAGCGTCGCGTCGCACGACTATTTGCCCGACTGGTGAACCTCGGCATCAAGATTTTTATCACCACTCACAGCGATTACATTATCAAAGAACTGAATACGCTGATCATGCTCAACCACGATAAACCTTATCTCAAGCGAATTGCAGAAGAAGAAAATTATCGGCAGGAGGAACTGATATCTTGTGAAAGAATCAAAGTCTATATGGCGGAAGAAGCAACCATAAAACTAGAGGGTAGTAAAAGAAAAACAAAAACTAAATGCCAAACCCTAACACCAGCCGACATCGACCCGGAACTAGGTATTGAAGCTCGCAGCTTTGATAGAACCATCGAAACTATGAACCGGATTCAGGAAGCGATTGTCTGGGGTGAGGATTAA
- a CDS encoding GDYXXLXY domain-containing protein — MKSDPSESSGNKSFRTLSPEAEFSEKLTFRDYLIATEQKSNQRLPFWRLLVPLLIQTGIILAVPTQAMYTNLTGRDVILQTVAQDPNNVVQESSLALEYNISRVENLRRLSGWDDLLRGNQGRNRQLLSGTNLYVILQEQQISSGRGVPSPWRPIRVSSNLPESLPSNQVALRGVYQDNVINYGVETYYLPEQQRQQISNDIFQTVQQTRGNRGRQIRPITVRVKVDPQGYAVPVSLWVRDASGEGSYRNYSF, encoded by the coding sequence ATGAAAAGTGATCCCTCTGAATCGAGTGGAAATAAATCATTTAGAACATTATCCCCAGAAGCCGAATTTTCGGAGAAGCTAACTTTTCGAGATTACCTAATTGCTACTGAACAAAAATCTAACCAACGTCTACCTTTTTGGCGGCTATTAGTTCCCCTCTTAATTCAAACCGGAATAATTTTAGCAGTTCCCACCCAAGCCATGTATACGAATCTCACGGGTAGGGATGTAATTCTGCAAACAGTGGCTCAAGATCCTAATAATGTTGTTCAGGAGTCTTCCTTAGCACTGGAGTACAATATCTCTCGTGTGGAAAATTTGCGAAGACTTTCCGGTTGGGATGATTTACTTAGGGGAAATCAAGGGAGAAATAGACAACTGCTATCAGGAACCAACTTGTACGTGATTTTGCAAGAGCAACAAATTTCCTCTGGTCGTGGTGTTCCCAGCCCTTGGAGACCGATACGAGTCAGCAGCAATCTGCCGGAATCTCTCCCCAGCAATCAGGTAGCCTTAAGAGGCGTGTATCAAGATAATGTCATTAATTATGGAGTGGAAACATATTACCTTCCAGAACAACAAAGGCAGCAAATTAGTAACGATATCTTCCAAACTGTGCAGCAAACTAGAGGAAATAGAGGTAGACAAATCCGACCGATTACAGTCAGAGTCAAAGTAGATCCTCAAGGTTATGCTGTACCCGTTAGTTTATGGGTGCGCGATGCCTCCGGCGAGGGTAGCTATCGCAATTATAGTTTTTAA
- a CDS encoding DUF2157 domain-containing protein, protein MLDDFPQKLRREAQLWRDEGLISSSQYEDLAERYRFKNLEAAARDRFVVIVVSIGSILLCLGVITFVAANWQTWSREVKFILMMSLFLSTSITGFSTWNQAKSGNNEKNKQQQSKRILGEALLILSAFILGANIVLMAQAFNINGSMTELFFAWGFGVLAMAYSLSLSSLGFMAIILIQIGYWMGRGDLSFSPGDLNWVRLLVRHMPLLSWLLFVPLAYFCRSRWIFALAALVFAGTLQLNLNPLPLLNYSNMAPWVASFAFALPPALFWSYDDLLFPTVNYRLFQPLARNLGLIFFGLVFYALSFRWQWVAPTLNSFLPNSTDNLFMSLPVIDLGVLSGLAVLQWLSLLRLRNNPPRREVIFTLAVVMTFLAFIIITPFWHLAITRIDELGSFIFNVLLAFLASGLIREGLKLNNRSTFWGGMLLLTLQIISRVLEYDTDLLFRSLVFILCGSGLISAGLWFERRVPVRSNS, encoded by the coding sequence ATGTTAGATGATTTTCCGCAGAAATTACGCCGAGAAGCACAATTATGGCGAGATGAAGGATTAATTAGTTCTTCGCAATACGAAGACCTAGCCGAACGTTATCGATTTAAGAACCTAGAAGCGGCTGCACGCGATCGCTTTGTGGTAATTGTGGTTTCTATAGGTAGTATCCTTTTGTGTTTAGGTGTAATTACCTTTGTAGCAGCAAACTGGCAAACATGGTCACGAGAAGTCAAATTTATCCTGATGATGAGTTTGTTTCTCTCAACGAGCATCACTGGTTTTTCTACATGGAATCAAGCTAAATCAGGCAACAACGAAAAAAATAAACAGCAACAAAGCAAACGCATCCTGGGAGAAGCACTACTAATTTTAAGCGCTTTCATTTTAGGTGCAAACATAGTCCTAATGGCACAAGCTTTTAACATTAACGGTTCTATGACCGAACTGTTTTTTGCTTGGGGATTTGGTGTTTTGGCTATGGCTTACAGTCTGTCTTTAAGTTCCCTGGGATTTATGGCAATTATCCTCATTCAAATCGGGTATTGGATGGGAAGGGGAGACTTGTCATTTTCTCCGGGCGACTTAAATTGGGTACGTTTGCTAGTGCGACATATGCCTTTGTTGTCATGGTTACTATTTGTACCCTTAGCATACTTTTGTCGTTCGCGCTGGATTTTTGCCTTAGCAGCCTTAGTTTTTGCTGGTACTTTGCAGTTGAATCTCAATCCTCTACCACTGCTTAATTACTCTAATATGGCTCCTTGGGTGGCATCCTTTGCCTTTGCACTGCCACCTGCATTATTCTGGAGTTATGATGATTTACTGTTTCCGACAGTTAATTACAGACTATTTCAACCTCTAGCCCGTAATCTAGGGTTGATATTTTTTGGACTTGTGTTTTATGCCTTATCTTTTCGTTGGCAATGGGTAGCGCCAACGTTGAATTCTTTTCTGCCAAATAGCACAGATAATCTGTTCATGTCGCTGCCTGTAATCGATTTAGGGGTTCTCAGTGGTTTAGCAGTATTACAATGGTTGTCGCTGCTACGTCTGAGAAATAACCCTCCTCGGCGAGAAGTGATTTTCACTCTTGCTGTTGTGATGACTTTTTTGGCTTTCATCATCATTACACCTTTCTGGCATCTAGCTATTACCCGCATTGATGAATTAGGCAGCTTCATCTTTAATGTACTGTTGGCGTTCTTGGCATCAGGGCTAATCCGAGAAGGATTAAAGTTAAACAACAGAAGCACCTTCTGGGGCGGTATGCTATTACTAACACTGCAAATTATTAGCCGTGTGCTAGAATACGACACTGACCTACTTTTTCGATCCCTTGTCTTTATTTTATGCGGTTCGGGATTAATTAGCGCTGGTCTTTGGTTTGAACGTCGCGTACCTGTTAGATCCAATTCTTAA
- a CDS encoding RsmB/NOP family class I SAM-dependent RNA methyltransferase, whose amino-acid sequence MEKPSNLLLKLSRRLFENPDKQEHFIDALINPQPFPPAILWCQKHLDNLPFTVEAPINWQPQFVDRLLLQEKPGKHPLHQQGYFYCLDFSSIFAASVLLTIPQPVRLVFDMCASPGGKSVFAWKALQPDLLISNEVIGKRLGMLISNLKRCQISPCTVVNRDSSIFAEKIPLSSDLVIVDAPCTGQSLLAKGEKAPGCFHPTAINRSANRQKRIIANSAQLVAPQGYLAYMTCTYSSEENEQVCEWFLAKFPQFKAVRVSYLDEYQSHLSNIPCYRIFPQDRLGAGAFTVLFQNTEVGKAQEIDLDDLSGVWMNTNHT is encoded by the coding sequence ATGGAAAAACCATCAAATTTATTACTTAAACTCTCGCGGCGTTTGTTTGAAAACCCTGATAAACAAGAACACTTTATTGATGCCTTAATTAATCCTCAACCTTTTCCTCCTGCTATACTTTGGTGTCAAAAGCATCTGGATAATTTGCCTTTTACCGTGGAAGCACCAATAAATTGGCAGCCGCAATTCGTAGACCGTTTATTATTACAAGAAAAACCCGGTAAACATCCTTTACATCAACAAGGTTATTTTTATTGTTTAGATTTTTCTTCTATATTTGCAGCTTCAGTTCTATTAACAATTCCTCAGCCGGTGCGTTTGGTTTTTGATATGTGTGCTTCCCCAGGAGGAAAGAGTGTTTTTGCCTGGAAAGCTTTGCAACCTGACTTGCTGATTAGCAATGAAGTTATTGGCAAACGTTTGGGTATGCTAATTTCTAATTTAAAGCGTTGTCAAATTAGCCCTTGTACTGTGGTTAATCGCGATTCTAGTATTTTTGCCGAAAAAATTCCATTATCTAGTGATTTAGTTATAGTAGATGCGCCTTGTACTGGGCAATCTTTACTTGCTAAAGGTGAAAAAGCCCCTGGATGTTTTCATCCCACAGCTATTAATAGAAGTGCCAATCGGCAAAAAAGAATTATCGCTAACTCTGCTCAATTAGTCGCACCACAAGGTTATCTAGCTTATATGACTTGCACTTACTCTTCTGAGGAAAATGAGCAGGTTTGTGAATGGTTTTTGGCGAAATTTCCGCAATTTAAAGCAGTGAGAGTTAGTTATTTAGATGAATATCAGTCCCATTTAAGTAATATTCCTTGTTATCGGATTTTTCCCCAAGATAGGCTGGGTGCGGGTGCGTTTACTGTGCTTTTTCAAAATACTGAAGTGGGTAAAGCACAGGAGATAGATTTAGATGATTTGTCTGGGGTTTGGATGAATACGAACCACACCTGA
- a CDS encoding NUDIX hydrolase: protein MNICYLSQFLAKYPSLKISWKRGDENIICSNPKFGTILHVVVCNDAGEPLYDQPVWSEPIGSIIVPIDTTGRIVLIENFRHVPPTADTPGIYPPSDLSKQGRISLELPRGFASPNESAEDTARREVEEETGFQVQEIIFLGENNTNTTFFLNNATIWLAYVAQSEDLSSSPDSYEFINSVRLLNMEEVFTCLQSGQIICGSTKSALLHYLAWKSKHH, encoded by the coding sequence ATGAACATCTGCTATTTATCTCAATTTTTGGCTAAATATCCATCTCTAAAAATAAGTTGGAAAAGAGGAGATGAAAACATAATTTGTTCTAATCCTAAGTTTGGTACTATATTGCACGTTGTTGTATGCAATGATGCTGGTGAGCCACTTTATGACCAGCCTGTATGGTCTGAACCAATTGGTTCTATTATCGTGCCGATAGATACAACAGGTCGAATTGTGTTAATCGAAAATTTTCGACACGTACCCCCAACAGCAGATACTCCAGGAATTTATCCTCCCTCAGATTTATCAAAACAAGGTCGAATCTCCTTAGAACTTCCACGAGGATTTGCATCACCTAACGAAAGTGCTGAAGATACAGCAAGACGTGAAGTTGAAGAAGAAACAGGTTTTCAAGTTCAAGAGATAATATTTTTAGGCGAAAACAATACCAACACAACTTTTTTTCTCAATAACGCCACTATATGGCTGGCTTATGTAGCACAATCCGAAGATTTATCCTCTTCCCCCGATTCTTATGAATTTATCAATAGTGTACGCTTGCTAAATATGGAAGAAGTTTTTACTTGTTTGCAATCTGGTCAGATTATATGTGGCTCAACGAAATCTGCCCTTTTACATTATTTGGCTTGGAAGTCTAAACACCATTGA